The genomic interval ATTATAAGTAAAGAACTTTGTTTGTGACCAGAGACTGATGTCCGTTcctagatgatgatgatgatagtgaagatgatgatgatgagaccaCCCAATCACACAAGAAGCTGAAGACCGATGAGACGAATCCTCCTGCTGAGCTGTAAGAACCAAAGATAGTGTCATGTCTTATTCACTTACTCTACTTCTCAGATCGATATGTGTAACTCACTCTGGTATGTAACCCCATATTACATACCCAACCACTATTTTAAGGGGACCCACCTATTTCAATCCTATTATAGTGTTAACCGCAGCATAAATAATTTGGAGCTTTTCCTGGTATACTTGATAAGGTTGTGTTGGTACATAGCACCATTACTCTGTTTCCCCACACACAAATATCACTAATTGTGGCTGCCACTAGGGGGGGCATTCTGTATGTGTCTGCTATTCTGGTGAATACAGATCAGCTCCCTAGTGGTGGCAACAGGGAGCCAAGCATTTATAAGTATGTGTGCCCAGTCTTGAAAAACAGTTGCCCAGCAATGAACTGCTTAAACATAATAAGATCATCCATAAACACTGGGGGGATGCTGCAGACTGCTACACATTTGTCAGGGTGTATGTAGTATTACACGGTACCGATTGAAgttaatggacgaccatgtaatcgGTTGCGACGAGTCTGCCAGAGCGAGATCTGCTCTTTAGAACGGCTTTCAGCTCAGGCTAGAGGCGACccacctctatgacatccatataccgTAATAGATCATATAGAGGTGGTTCAGGTGGGACATTCCTTTAAGAAGTCCCGTAACTCAAAAGTGTATTAGGAAAATCTCCTGATCATGTATGCTTctccttgttttgtttttttcatcagaCCCAAAGTTGCGAAAAAATATGGATGGCAAGGTAATCCCAAGACTATATTCTCATGTAGTTTGTGTCAATATCAAACCCAGGACGAGACAGAAATCCAGAAACATTTCTATTCCAACCAGCACAAAGAGATCCTAAGACATCtatgtatttttttccccaagcacCGTGTGGACTTCCTTCATGTAAGAGAGAATCGTATGAATATACCCTGCGAAGCTTCTCAAGCCTGGCAAGGAGGCCgttaacaatgttttttttatttctaggaATACcttttatttatgaaaaataaaatgtccaTTCAACGACAGACGAAGAAGCTAAATCCCATCAGAGACTCCTTTACAGGTGAGACGGGGCACTCTGCTCCCTGAAATGGACCACTTTACTCTGCCCTATTTTGTCTTGCCTCATaaaggagatttatcaaaactagtgcaaggcaaaagtggagtagttgcctttagcaaccaatcaaattcgtCCTTTTATTTTGCAGAAGACCTTTGAAAAATATAAGGAGAATCCTGATTGGCTGCTACGGCCGCACACCACGTTTCctctgcaccagttttgataaatccccCCATATGTTTTTGATGTTTGTTAAGGGGGAATACTGATtaggagaaccccccccccccccttcctcaatTGGAGTAGTCCTAGTTCAATCAGGTCTTCTATGAGTGAGATGTTCCCTCTTATGCTCTTCAGATCCTCCTCTATGTACAGCGTTGTGTTTTTATTGTATTGCCACCGTGGTGTGTTGTGTATTGTATTGCCATCGTTGTGTATTGCGGAGTGTATATTTATTGTTATGTCTGTTGTGTTTTATTGTGTTGCCATCATTATGTGTACTTATTGTGTTGTATTATGAATATTTATTGTATTGCCATCTCTCTTTTAGGAGTGGGTGTTGAACATTACTTGCATCGTATCCAAGCGGTACACTGTCTGGCTTGTGATGTTGTCATCCCAGATGTCCGTCACCTTCTGATCGAACACACAAAATCAGACGTCCACAAACAGAAGGGCAAGGTACAGACCAATTGGAATAGAACCGATATATTCAGAATAACTGGTGATCCTTCACCTAACGCACATCATACACTTGGCAGCAACAGATACTTATGGATCTGCTAAGTATGTAAACCATATACAGCTGGTTCCTAGTATATTTCTATTACTGGAATTCTTCAgcccttaggctttgttcacatctgtgtcgtggCTTCCGTTTATAATGGATGCCATGATGCAGTGAGGGATCCATTGCACAAAGGATACCGGTGGTGCCGGACAGACCCTATTGAATTACAATGGGGTCCATTTGGTTTTGCCAAGAATGCAGGGCTATATTTCCCGGAATCTGTGatggatgtgaacatagccttagaggttGCAATTCGgatcacagacctatattagggaAATTCAGGATTCCCACGATTGCTGGTCCTAGGACTAGCACGAGTGAAAGAATACGTTTGCCGGTTATTCTCAAAACATAATCTCAGACCTGGAAAATTGGTTCTTCTGCATCGTAATTGTTGGTCCAAAAAATCGGCTTCTCTCTAGTTCTCATTGAGGTCCTAGGGATCAGGGATGGGCACGAGCTTTGTTTGACCCTTAACCCTTTTGAGCCTGTCAGAAGGTCTAAAGTCTCATTTACTATGGTGATGTCAGAAGTGCATCTAGGAAGTGGCAGCTCATCATTCATAACACAtggcgagcgatcgggcagctgaatgtctggttttcggctgccaatgactgccggggacccgaggagaagatagaagcatctTTTGCCGTACCGCgaaccctgacccaattaccctaatatagacatgtaacattaaaatttacggtagacaatgagtatcacaaataaaaggtctattttagggtaaaactatgttattaccaaaaaaaaatattatatacatgattagacatttttcttattttttgtaattttttcacgagtcaggaaatactataaattagattctaatttataacatttccatgtgctggtcactagagggagcaattcccaacattgcagcattggcatgtggtaaagcaacctcattgctttatgctgcaaaattggagtagacacactcgctctagtgagctcacagaatcccccctcctttatcctggctagtgccaggagaaaggagggggttgaatgttcaaacctcctacactgtgtgccgccatttttttagcaaatgcagtgtagtaggtttacatacagtagtaatcacacactaaaacacgtacatacacagaaataacttacctgctccagccgccgccgctccctccggtccgtctgctcctagtccttgcttgaacacatgtccggaaaccacgaccgttcgcattctctatggggatgtatgcgccgtattccatgtctgtatgtgtcgttaatcgacacatacagagatgaaaaaaattggCAGCCGTCCTTTAAATGCTTATGTATCTCAAAATGCTCTGATAGAAAGTACATCTTGACCCCCTATAAAACAAGACCTCATGCAGCTGCTTTGatgtaacaaaacaaaaaaaaatatttgggaaTATGatgaaaacacaatttttttttttttcctgaggctCAAAAATTACTTGAGTGGTTTATGCAATCTAGAGTGTGTTTTACATATAATAGGCccacgtttagggtatgttcacacagcctattttcgtctGTTTTTCGGGccctaaacgcccgaaaaacggctgcaaaatccgaagcagaacgcctccatctgccgattgattgcaatgggaaaaacggtgttctgttccgaagggatgtttttttacgcggccgttttgaaaaacggctgtgtaaaaaaccggccgcgaaaaagaagtgcaggtcacttcttgggacgttttaggAGCCGGTTTCATTGtctatagaaaaccgctccaaaaaggccacgaaaaacgtgagtggcttaaaaaacgtctgaaaatcaggagctgttttcccttgaaaacagcttcgttttttcagacgtttttgagtttgcgtgtcaaCATACTCTTACAAAgcaactaaggggggggggggtttacactgggtaattatcaggcagacaagcgttTGTAgaccgctcgttgccgataattgtcctgtgtaaacagggcagcgatcagccgatgaacgagcaaacgctcaatcatcggctgattgcatagttttaaaaaagttaaatatcattgtcggcagccgacatgatgtatggggacgagcgattggagtaacgaccgctcgtccccatacatcgcTACTTCTGGCAGGCGTAATTCAGTGCTGATCAACGTTGATCgttgctcgctgcatcggccttaATGCAAAATGTGAGCTTATCACGTTTATAGAGGGTTTTAAGCgtgcagtttcttttttttttttttttttaggcacttcGGTTTCTTTTTGTTGCCTTTAGTTGGTGATAACATTCAGGGAGTTTAGTTTGGAGACGGGCGTAGAATCCAGCTCCATCACAGTACTAAGGGTGAATGTGAGACCAGATAATTTCTGCAATACTTCCTCCTTTCTTCAATTTGAATGATTGTGCCTCtaaatgtttttatgtttaccAGGACATATCCAGAAACACAAAGACCAATAGCCTTGCGGTAGCAAAGAAGCTTTTACTGGATAGTGACGTTTTGCAAATGCTAAAAAAATACAACCAGGTAAGTGACGGCCGTGTGCTGCTGGGCTGCTGTATGCAGTCTGGAATGGTTATTGTAGCGCTAGAAGGATGTTTAACAGGTTCACATTATATTCTACCTTCTTACCAGAGCATGGGTCATAGACACTGCTGCTGCTGCATGGGGGTAGGGGCTAGTTTTTCCTATACACCTGCAGAGAACATACATTAAGATGAAATACATACAGTGATGTCAATGGTAGTATTACATCTGTATGCTgctgtgtgtgcgcacaaaggacaATTTGGAAGGAGGGATTTGGAGACGACGTCCAGATtacaagtaaaatataaaaatggtgcCAACTACAGTATTATAAGATATTAAAGAACGTAGCACAAACTAAGTCTTCAAATACAACGAACTGCACAAATAgcaatactgtgtgtgtgtgtgtgtgtgtgtgtgtgtgtgtgtgtgtgtgtgtgtgtttgtctagtCACGTTATTATGACCACCTTATAGTTTCGACgtaggcagcgcgtagcccatgaattaagtgatgtcgtggaattgctcggtgggtatataaggtgtgcgataggctgaacatatatcaCTCGTTGTCATGGGTAAATGGGGCGATTTGTCAGAGTTGCAAAAAAATGGATGATTTGCTTTCGGGCCAcgagtggcagtatttctcaaaccgcGCAGTTTGCCAACAgtttgcgtgctgctgtggtgaaagtgtatcatgagtggacaaatggcccattgggaataaccgacttggaaactgcggagcaccacgaccTGATGTtgggagaggtgaacgtcggctacgaaggtgcgcgcgGGACAAACAACACTCTATGTTGGAGTAGCTCAcaatgaaaatcaaccagggggctacgagacgtgtgtctaaaacagttcagcgaaccccactgcgtatggggctccgaaggagacagatggtcactgctcctatgctaagaggtgcatcggaaaaaaaaggCTTCATTGTCTGGATTAATGTTGGCGTGTCAGGCCAGAAACAtaagagaacaaacacccggcaaccattgctggaagaacatcgGTTTGTGGCGGCAGCGTTTTATGGTCTAGggtatttttttatggcattctctgggcccactcatccatgtggaaggcactctgaaccgatctgggtatgaatccatcgttgctgatcacgtccacccatacgtgcggtttgtcttccctggggcagatggaatcttccagcaagacaatgcaacatgtcacacggctagaaatgtccgacagtggttggaagagcacgaccaagacctccaagtacttccctggccccctaattcaccagacttgaacccattGACCACCTCGATCTtcttgtttgctctatggatTCTCCCCCacccaccctccagcaaatgtgggatgcactgcagtcagcacggctccagatacctgagacaacctaccagcaccttattggtcATGATAATGGGActcgtgcgtgtgtgcgtgtgtgtgtgtgtgtgtgtgtgtgtgtatatgtatgtatatatatatatatatgtatatgtgtatatatatatatatatatatatatatatatatatattatatatattttatattcactATAGTGTCCAAATTATGCCAATACCATAGGACCGACTGATATAGGACAGACCTGAATATGAATTGCTAATGGTGTTTATAGCTTATCCCCCTTTTATAGTATTGGTCATAGATATAACAATTTTACACCCCATGTAATGTTAGTTGATACGTTACATCCTGAGGCTgtaagggcatgctgggaataaaAGCTCCATAAAAAGCttcagagccacaggttggagaccatggCCCTAGAATATAATTTCCCCACATAGGTCCTGCTGAGCAAGATCGGCGTCCTGCTCTGACTAAGAGGGGGACTCAGGCTAAGTGACTGATGCACCAATTAACGGCATATACCCTACAAATGATAGTGAACCAGCTGCCGCGATGTCATAGCTGGAAACTTATGTCTCTTGTGTGGTTTTTTTCAGGGAcaaaaccccttcaaggacatacCGGTATATTCGCCGCATGTAAGCAGCACACAGGAAGTCCTAGTCGCTGAGGAAGATGATGTTGTTAATTATTTTGAAGACGACATTGCTGATGACAAAGATGGCCAAGAGGTTCCTGTTAACCATAATGAAGATCCTGCTCATGATGAAGACTCTGAGAAGAAACTCCTTATTACCaacgagccagaggagaagggacCTGATCCGATACCTAAGGAAGCCCCATCCCCGACTATATATACTGACGGGAGCGTTAAAGAAGTAGAGGAGGCGGAAGAAGAAGAGGCAGAGGAGGCAGCTGAGGCCCCGTGAAGTTACTTATTATCTCTTACTGTGAAATAGTTTTTTACTTTATACCAACTTCATCTGGGGCAAGAAATTCCCCTTAAATCATTAACGTTTAAGTATGAGCCCTTTAACCCTTGCCTCCAACAAAATTTCCGCCTACCACCAGAGAGGATAAATGCTGCGTGACATTGTGCTTTAGAATCTCTTACATAGGTTAGCTGACAAAGACGACCCTTTTTTTAAATAGATTTGCCGACTATCCGCGTCCGATCGTTCTCTTCCTCTGTAGTGGCCGCTGAGAAAATGTATTGCATTGCCAACTTTTCACATAAATGACCCACCTTCTAATTCACGGGCTTGCCGGGACTACCAGAGCAGGAAACGTTCTTACAAAGCAACACTCTGTACTTATAGAGGGGGGACCCTAAACGAAAACCCCTTCTTTATGGTATCCAATTGGACATATGTAAAGGGGTCATTGTGAGACAACCCACTTAATCAGTTCCCTATTCCTTATGTCGGGTTCATCCCATTTTAGAGTCCGTTTCCTAAATCAACTGAGTAGTTCTGAGGATCGATGGCCAATTTTACGCTCAACACTGGTCATTAAAAAGGCAGACGCCAGAAGATATCTGCAAGTATTGGTGGATTCCTTAACAAATTTCACAAGTATTGTTTGCCTGAATGAAGACTATTGGGGTTTAGTCTACATCTTAGTCTACTTTTGTCCTCCAGAAACCGCGCTACTCTTGTCCATggtctgtgtctgatattgcagctcatccccaaaTGAATCCaggtgagttgcaataccagacacagcccatggacaaaaatTGCGCTGTTTCTGGATAAAAAGCAGACTTTTTCTAATcccggacagcccctttaaatcaTAACATCTAACCCAAAAAAGTCCTATATCTGTTATGACTGAGGGAACACATCTCCAAATATTAATGATTACAATTATATCTATGGTCCGCTTTATTTCTAgatcaccccctcccccccctcttcCATTCTCTAGGTTCaaaccattgattacaatgggacatGGTTCgtcaaaactggccttgttgcccatagcgacCAATCAGGGCTCCGCTTTCATTTCTCTAAACAgctctagaaaaatgaaaggtgcactgtgattggttgcaataGGCAGCAATGATAGTTCTTCCTTTTAGACTGTTTCGATAAATCTGCCCCTTGTTCTAATgtgaaagatgaaggaaagcaaaCGGGACATGACATGAAACCTGTGCCAGAAGACATTTTGACATTGAATAAGTAAAAAGAAAAGGGTTCTCCGGCATCTTTTAAGTAACTCACTATATTGGAGTAGTTGATGACTGCTGTCATCTGGGAACATGTCCTACGCACGGCCTTGACCTTATGGAGACCTATATGGATCATGAAGGAGGGGATCTATgctcaggacccccctctattggcCATGGTGGAGGGCACCTGCAGACATTATATGAAGAGGGCTTATCCAGATGGGACAATCCCCTTTAACGTCGCCCTCCAGTTTTCACAAACACGGACACGTCATAGGTTTAAGGCAATGGGGGTTACAATCCCATTTAGGTTTACTGGCAGGAGCATCAACATTAGCTCAGAGATATCCACGCAGAAAGGGTACAATGCCCGGGTTGTAAATTCTAGACGTTTCCAGTTTACCCGTCAGACGCTTGTAGCTCCACCAGATTATTATTCATATTTAGTCTTGTTTGTATTAACACCATGTTTTCATTTTGTATCCTATTTCTGTTGT from Rhinoderma darwinii isolate aRhiDar2 chromosome 3, aRhiDar2.hap1, whole genome shotgun sequence carries:
- the LOC142750038 gene encoding uncharacterized protein LOC142750038 isoform X2, which encodes MNFPGWPGFNFFRPPMNFPGNMPNNGNMMGHGMNQGFGMMPINYPSYNRPAFQRDFQFSENPDTDVHGNSFWVGSFQQRECTVIDRTFIKNKTRSVVIKQVPIEDDIKEKTALNQQQMPVFSQPSTSEVEQQKETGTQNGETKMHVAACTTGDDDDDSEDDDDETTQSHKKLKTDETNPPAELPKVAKKYGWQGNPKTIFSCSLCQYQTQDETEIQKHFYSNQHKEILRHLCIFFPKHRVDFLHEYLLFMKNKMSIQRQTKKLNPIRDSFTGVGVEHYLHRIQAVHCLACDVVIPDVRHLLIEHTKSDVHKQKGKDISRNTKTNSLAVAKKLLLDSDVLQMLKKYNQGQNPFKDIPVYSPHVSSTQEVLVAEEDDVVNYFEDDIADDKDGQEVPVNHNEDPAHDEDSEKKLLITNEPEEKGPDPIPKEAPSPTIYTDGSVKEVEEAEEEEAEEAAEAP
- the LOC142750038 gene encoding uncharacterized protein LOC142750038 isoform X1, whose amino-acid sequence is MNFPGWPGFNFFRPPMNFPGNMPNNGNMMGHGMNQGFGMMPINYPSYNRPAFQRDFQFSENPDTDVHGNSFWVGSFQQRECTVIDRTFIKNKTRSVVIKQVPIEDDIKEKTDADANAATNPEQKKKKSKAYRKKLRKLKALNQQQMPVFSQPSTSEVEQQKETGTQNGETKMHVAACTTGDDDDDSEDDDDETTQSHKKLKTDETNPPAELPKVAKKYGWQGNPKTIFSCSLCQYQTQDETEIQKHFYSNQHKEILRHLCIFFPKHRVDFLHEYLLFMKNKMSIQRQTKKLNPIRDSFTGVGVEHYLHRIQAVHCLACDVVIPDVRHLLIEHTKSDVHKQKGKDISRNTKTNSLAVAKKLLLDSDVLQMLKKYNQGQNPFKDIPVYSPHVSSTQEVLVAEEDDVVNYFEDDIADDKDGQEVPVNHNEDPAHDEDSEKKLLITNEPEEKGPDPIPKEAPSPTIYTDGSVKEVEEAEEEEAEEAAEAP